CGCGTGTCCGAAGCGCCGTCCCACGGCAAGCCGGTTCTGCTTTACGACATCAAGTGTACGGGCTCGCAGGCCTATCTGCGTTTGGCATCGGAAGTGATTCAGCGCGAACGTGCCCTGCGTGCCGCGTAACGAGAGTTGAGAAGAGCAATGGCGAAAGAAGTAAAATCGCTTGGCCGAGGCTTGGCCGCGTTGATCGGCGAGGTCGGTGATGAAATCGGTACCCTGCAGAGCAACAAGGGAGGCGCGAGGAAAGTGCCTGTCGAGTTCCTGCGCCCGAATCCGCGCAACCCCCGGAAGGTCTTCGAGGATGCGGAGCTTCAGGAGCTGACCCAGTCCATCAAGGATCGTGGCATCATCCAGCCCATCGTGGTCCGGCCCGTGCCGAACACCTCCGATTCCTACGAGATCGTCGCCGGGGAACGCCGCTGGCGCGCCTCGCAGAAAGCCGGCCTGCACGAGGTGCCGGTGGTCGTCGTCGATATCGACGACAAGACCTCCCTCGAATACGCCATTCTCGAAAACGTCCAGCGCGCCGATCTCAATCCCATCGAAGAAGCGGAAGGCTATGGCCGGTTGATGGTCGAGTTCTCCTACACGCAGGAAAACCTCTCCAAGATCATCGGCAAGAGTCGCAGCCACATCGCCAACATGATGCGCCTCACCGACCTGCCCGATCCGGTGAAGAAGCTGCTCGTCGACCGCAAGCTCTCGGCCGGCCACGGCCGCGCGCTTCTGGCCGTGAAGGACCCTGTCACGGTCGCTCAGCATGTGCTTGACGAGGGCATGAGCGTGCGTCAGGTCGAGGCTCTCGCGCAGGCGGAAAGCGCCATGCCGTCCGGGCCTGAAACGAAATCCGCCAAGCCCAAACCGGAGAAGGACCCGGATACCCGCGCCCTGGAGCGTGTCCTCCAGGACGTTCTGGGCCTCACAGTCACCATCGACCACAAGGGCAATGGCGGCGAATTGCGAATCCGCTACAAAACCTTGGAGCAGCTCGACGGGCTCTGCCGCCGATTGAATCCGTAAACGGCGCGGCGGCATGCGCTAGGTTCACGGCCATCCGCGCTCAGGAAACGCATTGGGGCAACGACGTGGATGCCCGGCTTAGGGCAGTGCACGACGATGGAGATGGTCACAACGCCGTCTCGTCATGGCCGTGCTCGTCACGGCCATCCACGTTTTCATGTGCCGTTGCACGCCAAAGATGTGGATGCCCGGCTCAAGGCCGGGCATGACGATGCGGAATGGCCGACACCGTGTGAAGGCCGGTGCACATGAAGGTCCGTATCGGCGAGATACCGGATCCGCTTTTCGCAAGAACGATGCACTATTCTATCGTGGGAGCATCGGATCGATCCCAAAAGTGGATTCCACTTTTCAGGTCCGATGCTCTATCGCCGCGCTATGCGGGCGAGATCGAGCAGGGCTTTGGCCGCGATCGTGTCGTCGAGATTCGACAGGCGGCGTGTGTCGAGCAGGCTTGCCTGGAGGATGGCGATCGCGGCCTTCAGGCTCTCGCTCGTCCAGCGCTGGAGATGGCGTTCGACCAGGGGCTTACGGCGGAAATGCAGGCTGCGCAGAGTCTCCATCACGGCGGGAACCGAACGCCCATCCTCCACCGAGAGACGAGCCGTGAGCAGCATCAGGGCATGGCGGAGGGCGGCTCCCAGCACCACGGAAGCGTGAACGCCTTCGGCGGCCAGTCGCCGTGAGCCGATTTCAAGGCCCGTGCCTTCTCCGCCGAATGCTGCGTCGACCACTGCGTCCATAGCAAGGCTCGAGACGTCGCTCATGATCGCATCGACGTCCTCGAGGGTGATTTCGCGCTCCCCATGCGCATAGAGCATGAGCTTCGAGAGTTCGCCCCGGGTCGCCAGGCGATCGCCGCCGAGACTTGCGATCAGCGCCGTGCGTGCCTCGCGGCCGATCGAAAAACCGTTGTTTTTCAAGGTCTCGTCCACGACTGCCCCGAGATCGCGGCCGGTATCGGCGTAGCAGGGCAGGGCGAGAGCCTTTTGTGAACGCTCGCAGAGGGTGCGCAGAGGCGACGATTTCTGCAAATCGCCGCCCTCCAGGATGATCACTGTGTCCTCTAGGCTGCCCTTGAGCGCGATATCGACTGCGGGCGCGATGTTGCGCGACGCGGATTTCACCCAGATCGCCCGCTTGGCCCCGAACAGACCCATGGTGCCGGCTTCGTCCGCCAGGCGGGCGGGGTCGGAGGCGATGTCGTCGCCATCGATCCGGATGAGCTGAAAGGGGTCGGAGGGATCGTCCACCGAGCGTTCCGCCACGGCGCGGGCCCGCTCGTTGATGAGGCCCATGTCGGGACCGTAGAACAGATAGACGCCAATGCGCGGATCGGGGCGACGCAGCACCCCATCCACGTCGGCGGCCTTGACGGCGACCATCGGGTCAGCTGCCGGCGGAGAGCGTCGCAGCCAGCCGGGTCTTCACCTGCTCGGCCAGAACCCTGGCGAGCCTGATTTCCGCATCGCGGCCGGCGCGCACGGTGGCGAAACGCTGCTGATAACGGTCATAGGTCGTCGTGGAGGTGGCCGTCCCTTGAGTCAAGATCTTCGTGCCCTCGAGATTCGTCAGCGTATAGGAGAGTGAGCCACCCAGGATGGCCGAGCTCGCGCGCCCGGTTTCCGTGTCCACGACGGGCGTCGAAAGCGACTCGGTGAGGGCGAGCTTCAGCACATAGCGCTTCGGCGTGTCGGAGCCGGAGCCGTTCAGGGCATAGATCAAGTCGCTGCGCAGATAATGGCCGATCACCGCCTGCCTGTCCGGCCAGGTGACCTCGGGAACGTCGATGGCGGCCAGAACTGCCTGAAGCGATTCGCCCGAGGCGGTCGGACCGTAGAGCGGCTTGAAGCAGGCGGACAGGCCGAACGTAAGGCCCGCCACGACGGCGAGGCGGGCCAGGTTCTTGAAGTTAAGCGACGACATTCACGATCCTTTGCGGAACGACGATGATCTTGCGGGCAGGCTTTCCTTCCATAGCCTTTTGTACGGCCTCAAGCGAGAGCACAGCCGCCTCGACCGCCGCCTGATCCGCGTCCCGCGCCACGGTCACGTCGGCGCGCTTCTTGCCGTTGACCTGAACGGGCAGGGTAATCATGTCCTCGACCAGGAGCGAGCGGTCGAGCGCCGGCCAGGGGGTGTCGGTCGCAAGTCCTGGCTGGCCAAGGGACGCCCAGCATTCCTCGGCGAGGTGCGGCATCATCGGAGCGAGCAGCTGCACGAAGATTCGGCCGGCTTCCGCGAAAGCGGTGGAAAGCCCGGCCTCGTGGGCCGTCTTCGCCTGGTTCGCCAGATCCTGCAGGCTGTTGGCGAGCTCGTAGAGATGCGCGACGCAACGGTTGAAGCGCAGGCGCTCCACATCGTCCTCGACGGCGGCAAGCACCTTGTGGGCGGCCTTGCGCACGCTGAGGCCGATCGGGCCCTGCGAAGCCGCGCCGTCGCCGCCTTCCATACGGTCGGCGATCTCGCCCACGAGGCGCCAGACGCGCTGCACGAAGCGGCCCGCGCCCTGCACGCCCTCCTCGGTCCAGATCACGTCGCGTTCGGGGGGCGAGTCGGAGAGCATGAACCAGCGGGCGGTATCCGCGCCGTAGGATGCGATGATCTCATCCGGATCGACCGTGTTCTTCTTCGACTTCGACATCTTCTCGATGGAGCCGATCTCGATGGGCGCTCCGGTTTCCACATGGAAGGCCCTGCGCGCATTGTCCTGCGTCTCGAAGCGCACGTCGCTCGGCAGCACCCAGGCGCCACCCGCATCCTTGTAGGTCTCGTGCACCACCATGCCCTGCGTGAACAGGCCCGCGAAGGGCTCATCGAGACCCGTGTGTCCCGTCTTCTTCATCGCGCGGGTGAAGAAGCGCGAATAGAGCAGGTGCAGGATCGCGTGCTCGATGCCGCCGATATATTGATCGACCGGCAGCCAGGAATCGACGGTAGCTCGGTCGGTCGGCTCGTTGTCGAGGGTCGGGTCCGTGAAGCGGGCGAAATACCAGGACGAATCCACGAAGGTGTCCATGGTGTCCGTCTCACGGCGAGCCGCCTTGCCGCATGTCGGGCAATCCACGTGCTTCCAGGTCGGGTGACGGTCGAGCGGATTGCCCGGCACGTCGAAGGACACGTCGTCGGGCAGCACCACGGGCAGCTGGTCCTTCGGCACGGGAACCACGCCGCACGCATCGCAATGGATGATCGGGATCGGGCAGCCCCAGTAGCGCTGGCGCGAGATGCCCCAGTCGCGCAGGCGGAAATTCACCTTGCGCTCGGCCACCGGACGGTTGTCGCGACTCTCCGACTCGAGGCGTCTGGCGACCTCTTCCTTGGCCTGCGCGATGGTGAGGCCGTCGAGGAAGCGGGAATTGATCATCCGGCCTTCGCCGTCGTAGGCCGTGTCCGTGACGACGAAGGTCGCCGGATCCTGGTCAGGCGGGCAGACGACGGGCGTGTTGCCCAGGCCGTACTTGTTGACGAAATCCAGGTCGCGCTGATCGTGCGCCGGGCAGCCGAAGATCGCGCCGGTGCCGTAATCCATCAGGATGAAGTTGGCGACATAGACCGGCAGCGTCCAGTTCGGATCGAACGGATGCACCGCGCGCGCGCCCGTGTCGAAACCGAGCTTCTCGGCCTTCTCGATGGCCTCCTGCGCGGTGCCGATGCGCTTAGCCTCCTCGATGAACGCGGCGAGTTCCGGATTCTTCGCGGCGGCGGCTCGCGCCAGCGGGTGGTCGGGGGCAACCGCCATGAACTTGGCGCCGAAGAGGGTGTCGGGCCGGGTGGTGTAGATCTCGAGCTCGGCCTCGCCGCTCGGAGTGGTCTCCGGCTTCAGGGCGAAGCGCACCAGCAGGCCTTCCGAGCGGCCGATCCAGTTGTGCTGCATCAGGCGCACCTTGTCCGGCCAGCGGTCGAGGGTGGCGAGCCTGTCGTCGAGATCCTGCGCGAAATCCGTGATCTTCAGGAACCACTGGGTCAGCTCGCGCTGCTCCACGAGGGCGCCGGAGCGCCAGCCGCGCCCGTCGATCACCTGCTCGTTGGCGAGCACCGTATGGTCCACCGGGTCCCAATTCACCTTGGCGGTCTTGCGGTCGACGAGACCCGCCTCGAGGAAATCGAGGAACATGCGCTGCTGATGCTTGTAGTAGCTCGGATCGCAGGTGGCGATCTCGCGGCTCCAATCGAGCGACAGGCCCATGGATTGCAGCTGGGAGCGCATGGTGGCGATGTTAGCGTAGGTCCATTCCTTCGGGTGGACCTTGTTCTGCATGGCGGCGTTCTCGGCCGGCATGCCGAAGGCGTCCCAGCCCATCGGATGAAGCACGTTGAAGCCCCTGGCCCGCTTGTAGCGCGCCACCACGTCGCCCATCGTGTAGTTGCGCACGTGACCCATATGGATGCGCCCGGACGGGTAGGGGAACATCTCGAGCACGTAGTATTTCGGACGCGGGTCGTCGTTGTCGGTCTTGAACAGGTCGCGGTCGTTCCAGACCTTCCGCCATTTCAGCTCGGCTTCCTTGGCGTTGTAGCGCTCGGGCCTCATTTTTCCTAAGTCATCCGTGGTTTGGAGATTCAAGCGGCTTGCGCCGCCACGTTGCGGCGGACTAGGACACAGCTCTCCCGCGCGGTCAACGGTCTCGCGCGAAGGAAGTCGGCTTTGAGAGGGTCCCATGAGCGAGAACAATGCGGTCGAAGGCCTGAGAGAGGTGCGGGAGGCCATTCGCCGCGCCGCCTCGGATTACGAGCGCGACCCCTCGGACATCACCCTGGTGGCCGTGTCCAAGACCTTTCCGTCAGAGGCCATCGAGCCGGTCCTGGCCGCGGGCCAGCGCGTTTTCGGCGAGAACTACGTCCAGGAGGCCAGGGCCAAGTGGCCCGCGCTGCGGCAGCGCTACCCGGATGTGGAGCTTCACGTGATCGGGCCGCTCCAGTCCAACAAGGCGAAGGAAGCGGTGGAGCTCTTCGACGTGATCCACACCCTCGACCGGCCCTCGCTCGCCAAGGAGATCGCCAAGGAGATCGCCAGGCAAGGCAGAAGGCCGCGCCTGCTGGTTCAGGTCAATACGGGCGAGGAGCCGCAGAAGGGCGGGGTGATCCCGGCCGAGGTCGACGCCTTCCTGGAGGCCTGCCGCACCACATACGGCCTGGAGATCGAAGGCCTCATGTGCATTCCCCCGGCGGAGGACCCTCCGTCGCCTCATTTCGCGCTCCTCAGCACCATCGCCAAACGGCACGGCCTGACGGTGCTCTCCATGGGCATGAGCGCCGATTTCGACGAGGCGATCCAGCTCGGCGCGACCCATGTGCGGGTCGGCAGCGCGATCTTCGGAGCCCGCCCGAAGCCCCAGGCGTGAAATGATGTGGAGCGGGAAGGGCGCGTGCCCTTCTGGCCTATCGGCACCGCTCCCGCCTGAGTAGGCTTTCATCGGATCCGACGTGGTTTGACGTGACGCACCAAACAGCCAATCGCCAGCGCATGGCTCCGGTCGAGACGGCCGGGGAAGGCGTATTGCCGCTCGACGGCGTGCTCGCCGGCGACTCGGTCGCGCTCGTCAGGTCCCTCCCGTCGGCGAGCGTGCACCTGATCCTCAGCGATATCCCCTACGGCATCGGGGCGGAGGATTGGGACGTGCTGCACACCAACACCAATTCGGCCTATCTCGGGGCCAGCCCCGCGCAGGCGAAGGCGGGCGCGGTGTTCAAGAAGCGCGGCAAGCCCATCAACGGCTGGTCGGAGGCGGACCGCGCCATTCCGCGCGAATACTACGATTGGTGCCTTACATGGGCGCCGGAATGGCTACGCGTCCTGAAGCCCGGAGGCTCGGCGCTCGTCTTCGCCGGCCGCCGCCTTGCTCATCGCTGCGTCGCCGCGATGGAGGATTCCGGCTTTTCCTACAAGGACATGCTCGCCTGGATGCGAGCCCGCGCGCCCCACCGGGCGCAGCGCCTGAGCGCTGTCTACGAAAGGCGCGGCGACGCGGCGGCGGCACGGACCTGGGATGGGTGGCGCGTCGGCAACCTGCGCCCCACCTTCGAGCCGGTCCTGTGGCTCACCAAGCCCTACCGGATCGGCGCGACGCTGGCCGACAACGCCCTCGTACACGGGGTCGGGGCCTACAATCAGGAGGCGCTCATGAAATATGTCTCCGGTCCCGAGAACGTGCTCGACATGGGCTTCGCCCCGAAGGAGGGCGGCCTGCACCCGACGCAGAAGCCCGTTCGCCTGATGCAGGCCCTGATCGAGCTCACCACGCAGGAGGGCCAGACCGTGCTCGATCCCTTCTGCGGCAGCGGCACGACCCTGGTGGCCGCCAAGGCTCTCAACCGCCGCTTCATCGGCTTCGAGGCCGACGAAACCTATGTCGAGACGGCCAGGAAGCGGCTCAAGGGCGAGGGCTGATGCGCCCCTGTCCCGGGCTCAAGCCGCGCCTGGACCGTTCACCCGGTTCAGAACGGCCCGAGCCATCCGCTCCGCGCTGCCGGGGGCGAATTCGAGATAGAGATAGGGCTCGATGAGCTCGAGCTCCATGAGCATGAAGCCGCTCGGGCGTACGATCCCATCGACGCGGGCATAGACTGGGGCCTCGGGTGCAAGCGCGAGACAGGCTTTCGCGGATTCGATCACGTCCGGGCCGACATCGACCCGTTCGTAGGTGACGCCGAATTGCGAATTGGCGCGCCATTCGCCCTCTTTCAGGACGCGGCGCACGGCATGGGAGAAGCCCCCGTCGATGAACGTGAGAGTCGTCTCCCCGAGAGCCGCCATGTCCGCCTGAAAGTCCTGGAGCAACGCTTCGCCCGAAGGCCCGGAGCCGAGAGAAAGATCGAAGTCCGCCGTCTCGTCGATCTTCTGCACGCCATAGCCGCTCTGGCCCGAAACCGGCTTCAGCACGGCCGTCCGCCAGCCTTGAGTCTTCATCTGTCGCACGATCCCGGCAGTCGTGGCCTCCTGGAGATGGATCGTCGGCGGGACCGCCAGCCCTGCCGCGGCCATCTGCAGCAGATAGGTCTTGCGGAAATTCCAGCGCAGGGTCGCCGGTGGATTGAGCAGCCGCGCGCCCCGCGCTTCGAGCGCATCGATCCACGCCGGGAATGCCGCCGGATCGCCGTGATAGTCCCAGCAGCACAAGGGCAGAACCGCATGGGCTGCGGCGAATGTCGAAAGCGGTGTCGTCCTCCAGGGGCGATAAGCCACGTCCGCGCCCAGGCTCCGCAAGGCATCGAGCAAAGCCGCGATGCTCGGCGTCGGCTGCGGATATTCCGAGCAGGCCGCGATCAGGATCATCGTTCAGCCAACGATCTCGATGCGGGTCTTCGGCCCGATCCGTTCCAGGAGGCGGCGGATCATGCGTGGTTCCACCGCCACGCATCCTTCCGTCGGTCGAAAGCCCTGGCGAGCGAGGTGGAGGAAGATGGCGCTGCCGCGGCCCCTGACGATGGGGCCCCGGTTCCACGCGATGTCGATCACCACGTCGTAGAGATGGTCGTCCCGCCACATTGCCTCATGGCTCGTCGGGCAGGGGAGCGGAACGAGGCGGTTGTAGCGCCGGTCCTGAGAATCGTCGGACCAGCCGTCGTTCGGGCGGATGGGTCGCAGCCTCAGGCCCGTGCGGGGGCGGGGGCCGCGATCGGCCCGGTAAAAGGCCTGCAGCAGGCCAAAGCATCCGACCGGCGAGGCGCCGTCGCCCTCCCGCTTCGCATGGCTCGTTCCCGAGCGCCCGAGGGCGCAGGGCAGGGTGAGATTGCCGGCCTTCAGCCATCCCCGCCGATGATCGAGCGGGGAGCGGCAAACGCGGATGACATCGACACTGGTGCGCTTCATAGCCGTGGAAGGGCAGGGACTGCCCCTTGTTGTCAAGCTGGGAATGACTACTCTAAAGCAACGAGCGTGATCCGAAAGCGAGAAGCTTGGCCGAGACGTTCGGCCTCGACCGTGCCCAAGGTTCCGGCCGGTCGACTGGACGATCATGAGCGAAGACAGGAGCAGGTTCCGGTTCTGCCTCCTGAACTTCGCTCCATTGCTTTGCTGTTCACCAATTGAAGGGTTTGAGATGTCGAATGCCAGCCGCCTCCTCGTCGTGGACGACGATCAGGATCTGCGCGACACCCTGGCCGAGCAGCTGGGGCTCCACGAAGAATTCCAGGTGGCGACCGTGGATACGGCGACGGCCGCCATCGAGGCGGTCAAGGGCGACCGGATCGATCTCGCCATCATGGATGTGGGCCTGCCCGACATGGATGGGCGCGAAGCCGTGAAGGTCATGCGCCAGAACGGCTTCCGCAGCCCCATCATCATGCTCACGGCGCAGGGGTCGGACAGCGATACCGTGATGGGCCTGGAGGCGGGCGCCAACGACTACGTGGTGAAGCCCTTCAAGTTCGCCGTGCTGCTCGCCCGCATCCGCGCGCAGCTGCGCCAGTACGAGGCGAGCGAGGACGCGGTGTTCCAGATCGGCCCCTATACGTTCCGTCCCGGCTCGAAGCTGCTCACCAGCGAGAAGGGCTCGAAGCTCAAGCTGACCGAAAAGGAAACGGCGATCCTGCGCTATCTCTACCGGGCCGGTCAGGCGGTGGTGGGGCGCGATACGCTTCTCACCGAAGTCTGGGGCTACAATTCCAACGTGACGACGCATACCCTGGAGACGCATATCTACCGCCTGCGCCAGAAGATCGAGGCGGACCCGTCCAACGCCCGGATCCTCGTGACTGAGCCGGGCGGCTACAAGCTGATCCCGTAGCAATCCATGGCACTCGACGACGACATCGCGGTTCTCTCCCAGGCTCCCCTGTTCAACCTGCTGGGGCGGGACGCCCTGCGTCTCGTGGCCTTCGCGTCGGAGAACCGGTCCCTCCGCGAGGGCGACGTGCTGTTTCGCAAGGGCGACCATTCGGACGGGGGGTATGTGGTCAGCCGGGGATCGATCGCGCTCGACGCCAGCGACGACGGCTCGCCGGCGGCCTTCGTGGCCGGGCCCGGCTCCCTGATCGGCCAGGCCGCCCTCTTCACCCGCATCATCAGGCCCGCGACCGCCAAGGCTCAGGAAGCCTCCACGGTGATCCGCGTCACTCCGAGCCTCATGCGCCGTGTCCTGGAGGAGTTTCCCGCCGCCGCCGCCGCCATGCACGACGCCATGGCGGCCGAGCTCGACCGGCTGACGGAGGGTCTGGAGGAGGTGCGCCGGAAGCTCATCGCCATCGACCGCGAAGAGAACCCCGCAAAGGCTTCCGACGGCGAGTGAGGGCCTGGAGCGTCAGACGCGAAAGCGGGGGCCAGTTTTGCGTGAAAAGATGCTCGAAATCATAGGCTGACTGCATCGGATGTGGATTCGATGTCACGTCCGATGCTGTAGGTTTCACGCATTCGCCCCGCCATCCCGGGCTACTCTCCCGTCATCCCCGCGGCCTCAGGATGCCAGGCGAAGGAAGCGCCGTGAGGGGGAGCAGGGTCCGCCCGGATCCCGCGAAGGGCAAGCCCGCGTGCCCGCTCTTTGCGTCCTTACGCGGCCTTCACGCCCGACAGGAACGAGCCGACCTCGCGGGTCAGGGTCTCGGAGTGACGGGCCAGCGCCTGCGCCGAACTCAGCACCTGCGAGGCCGCCTGGCCTGTTTCGCCCGCACCCTGGCGGACCTCGTTGATGTTGCCGGTCACCGCCTCGGTACCGCGCGCGGCTTCCTGCACGTTGCGCGAGATTTCCGCCGTCGCCACACCCTGCTCCTCCATGGCGGCCGAGATCGACACGGAGATCTGCGACATCTCGCCGATCGTGCGGGCGATGTCGTGGATCGCCTGCACCGCTTCGGCGGTCGCCTGCTGCACCGCGCCGATCTGGGTCGAGATCTCTTCGGTTGCCTTCGAAGTCTGGGTCGCGAGGTTTTTCACCTCGGAGGCCACGACCGCGAACCCCTTGCCGGCCTCGCCTGCGCGCGCCGCCTCGATGGTGGCGTTGAGCGCCAGCAGGTTGGTCTGGCCCGCAATCGTGCTGATCAGCTGCACCACGTCGCCGATGCGCTCGGCCGAGGCCGCCAGCGCCTGCACGGTCTCGTTGGTGCGCCGGGCATCGGACACCGCCTGCTCGGCGATGCGCGAGGACTGGCCGACCTGAGAGGCGATCTCGCGGATCGAGATCGACAGCTCCTCGGTGGCGGCCGCCACCGTCTGCACATTGGCCGAGGTCTGCTCCGCCGCGGAGGCGACGCTCACCGACTGACTCGTGGTCTGATCGGCCACGGACGTCATCGACTGCGCGGTGGTTTCCATCTCGGTCGCCGCAGCGGAAAGGCTGCCGGTGAGCACGGACACATTGGCCTCGAACTGCCTGGTGAGCTCGTCGAGCATCTGCGCGCGGCGCATCTTCGCGTCCGCCTCGACGGCGGCGGCCTCGTCGGCCCCGCGCTTGGCAATCAGGGCTTCCTTGAAGATCTGCACCGCCCCGGCCATTGCGCCGATCTCGTCGGCGCGGTCGGTATCGGTGACCTGAACGTTCGTGTCGCCCTGGGCCAGGGTTTTCATCGTCGCCGTCATGCGGGTGATCGGGGTGGCCAGG
This window of the Microvirga sp. TS319 genome carries:
- a CDS encoding RimK family alpha-L-glutamate ligase, encoding MILIAACSEYPQPTPSIAALLDALRSLGADVAYRPWRTTPLSTFAAAHAVLPLCCWDYHGDPAAFPAWIDALEARGARLLNPPATLRWNFRKTYLLQMAAAGLAVPPTIHLQEATTAGIVRQMKTQGWRTAVLKPVSGQSGYGVQKIDETADFDLSLGSGPSGEALLQDFQADMAALGETTLTFIDGGFSHAVRRVLKEGEWRANSQFGVTYERVDVGPDVIESAKACLALAPEAPVYARVDGIVRPSGFMLMELELIEPYLYLEFAPGSAERMARAVLNRVNGPGAA
- a CDS encoding cyclic nucleotide-binding domain-containing protein, giving the protein MALDDDIAVLSQAPLFNLLGRDALRLVAFASENRSLREGDVLFRKGDHSDGGYVVSRGSIALDASDDGSPAAFVAGPGSLIGQAALFTRIIRPATAKAQEASTVIRVTPSLMRRVLEEFPAAAAAMHDAMAAELDRLTEGLEEVRRKLIAIDREENPAKASDGE
- a CDS encoding response regulator transcription factor, with protein sequence MSNASRLLVVDDDQDLRDTLAEQLGLHEEFQVATVDTATAAIEAVKGDRIDLAIMDVGLPDMDGREAVKVMRQNGFRSPIIMLTAQGSDSDTVMGLEAGANDYVVKPFKFAVLLARIRAQLRQYEASEDAVFQIGPYTFRPGSKLLTSEKGSKLKLTEKETAILRYLYRAGQAVVGRDTLLTEVWGYNSNVTTHTLETHIYRLRQKIEADPSNARILVTEPGGYKLIP
- the leuS gene encoding leucine--tRNA ligase — encoded protein: MRPERYNAKEAELKWRKVWNDRDLFKTDNDDPRPKYYVLEMFPYPSGRIHMGHVRNYTMGDVVARYKRARGFNVLHPMGWDAFGMPAENAAMQNKVHPKEWTYANIATMRSQLQSMGLSLDWSREIATCDPSYYKHQQRMFLDFLEAGLVDRKTAKVNWDPVDHTVLANEQVIDGRGWRSGALVEQRELTQWFLKITDFAQDLDDRLATLDRWPDKVRLMQHNWIGRSEGLLVRFALKPETTPSGEAELEIYTTRPDTLFGAKFMAVAPDHPLARAAAAKNPELAAFIEEAKRIGTAQEAIEKAEKLGFDTGARAVHPFDPNWTLPVYVANFILMDYGTGAIFGCPAHDQRDLDFVNKYGLGNTPVVCPPDQDPATFVVTDTAYDGEGRMINSRFLDGLTIAQAKEEVARRLESESRDNRPVAERKVNFRLRDWGISRQRYWGCPIPIIHCDACGVVPVPKDQLPVVLPDDVSFDVPGNPLDRHPTWKHVDCPTCGKAARRETDTMDTFVDSSWYFARFTDPTLDNEPTDRATVDSWLPVDQYIGGIEHAILHLLYSRFFTRAMKKTGHTGLDEPFAGLFTQGMVVHETYKDAGGAWVLPSDVRFETQDNARRAFHVETGAPIEIGSIEKMSKSKKNTVDPDEIIASYGADTARWFMLSDSPPERDVIWTEEGVQGAGRFVQRVWRLVGEIADRMEGGDGAASQGPIGLSVRKAAHKVLAAVEDDVERLRFNRCVAHLYELANSLQDLANQAKTAHEAGLSTAFAEAGRIFVQLLAPMMPHLAEECWASLGQPGLATDTPWPALDRSLLVEDMITLPVQVNGKKRADVTVARDADQAAVEAAVLSLEAVQKAMEGKPARKIIVVPQRIVNVVA
- a CDS encoding L,D-transpeptidase — encoded protein: MKRTSVDVIRVCRSPLDHRRGWLKAGNLTLPCALGRSGTSHAKREGDGASPVGCFGLLQAFYRADRGPRPRTGLRLRPIRPNDGWSDDSQDRRYNRLVPLPCPTSHEAMWRDDHLYDVVIDIAWNRGPIVRGRGSAIFLHLARQGFRPTEGCVAVEPRMIRRLLERIGPKTRIEIVG
- a CDS encoding ParB/RepB/Spo0J family partition protein, with the translated sequence MAKEVKSLGRGLAALIGEVGDEIGTLQSNKGGARKVPVEFLRPNPRNPRKVFEDAELQELTQSIKDRGIIQPIVVRPVPNTSDSYEIVAGERRWRASQKAGLHEVPVVVVDIDDKTSLEYAILENVQRADLNPIEEAEGYGRLMVEFSYTQENLSKIIGKSRSHIANMMRLTDLPDPVKKLLVDRKLSAGHGRALLAVKDPVTVAQHVLDEGMSVRQVEALAQAESAMPSGPETKSAKPKPEKDPDTRALERVLQDVLGLTVTIDHKGNGGELRIRYKTLEQLDGLCRRLNP
- the lptE gene encoding LPS assembly lipoprotein LptE, giving the protein MSSLNFKNLARLAVVAGLTFGLSACFKPLYGPTASGESLQAVLAAIDVPEVTWPDRQAVIGHYLRSDLIYALNGSGSDTPKRYVLKLALTESLSTPVVDTETGRASSAILGGSLSYTLTNLEGTKILTQGTATSTTTYDRYQQRFATVRAGRDAEIRLARVLAEQVKTRLAATLSAGS
- a CDS encoding YggS family pyridoxal phosphate-dependent enzyme, yielding MSENNAVEGLREVREAIRRAASDYERDPSDITLVAVSKTFPSEAIEPVLAAGQRVFGENYVQEARAKWPALRQRYPDVELHVIGPLQSNKAKEAVELFDVIHTLDRPSLAKEIAKEIARQGRRPRLLVQVNTGEEPQKGGVIPAEVDAFLEACRTTYGLEIEGLMCIPPAEDPPSPHFALLSTIAKRHGLTVLSMGMSADFDEAIQLGATHVRVGSAIFGARPKPQA
- a CDS encoding site-specific DNA-methyltransferase, with the translated sequence MTHQTANRQRMAPVETAGEGVLPLDGVLAGDSVALVRSLPSASVHLILSDIPYGIGAEDWDVLHTNTNSAYLGASPAQAKAGAVFKKRGKPINGWSEADRAIPREYYDWCLTWAPEWLRVLKPGGSALVFAGRRLAHRCVAAMEDSGFSYKDMLAWMRARAPHRAQRLSAVYERRGDAAAARTWDGWRVGNLRPTFEPVLWLTKPYRIGATLADNALVHGVGAYNQEALMKYVSGPENVLDMGFAPKEGGLHPTQKPVRLMQALIELTTQEGQTVLDPFCGSGTTLVAAKALNRRFIGFEADETYVETARKRLKGEG
- the holA gene encoding DNA polymerase III subunit delta, producing the protein MVAVKAADVDGVLRRPDPRIGVYLFYGPDMGLINERARAVAERSVDDPSDPFQLIRIDGDDIASDPARLADEAGTMGLFGAKRAIWVKSASRNIAPAVDIALKGSLEDTVIILEGGDLQKSSPLRTLCERSQKALALPCYADTGRDLGAVVDETLKNNGFSIGREARTALIASLGGDRLATRGELSKLMLYAHGEREITLEDVDAIMSDVSSLAMDAVVDAAFGGEGTGLEIGSRRLAAEGVHASVVLGAALRHALMLLTARLSVEDGRSVPAVMETLRSLHFRRKPLVERHLQRWTSESLKAAIAILQASLLDTRRLSNLDDTIAAKALLDLARIARR